In a single window of the Verrucomicrobiota bacterium genome:
- a CDS encoding class I SAM-dependent methyltransferase, which yields MAIIHRNLCDPIIWALNEVFNQGRYTDKVLERVLKEDKRRGARDRAFIAENVYEIVRWRRLLGFCIGIDKETGFTQMELWKLFGAQIVLAGMELPKWVEFAPLDDKDIRKNRKSHKSRAVEQSVPDWMDTLGEKELGPVWGRELMALNQKATLVVRCNLLKTTPDHVAKSLLELEVPTEFDERFPHALILKKRINLFSTDLFKNGHVEVQDAASQAVSAFLDVKPGMRVVDACAGAGGKSLHLSALMQNKGRIIALDTGERRLDELRKRAARAGADNIEARIIDGAKTVKRMEKSADRLLLDVPCSGLGVLRRNPDAKWKLSQEEIERVKGIQREILTKYPVMLKPGGIMVYATCSILPSEGEDQIAWFLKENPDYKLLAEKRLSVAKDGFDGFYMAKLQLGE from the coding sequence ATGGCTATTATCCACCGAAATCTCTGTGATCCCATTATTTGGGCCTTGAACGAAGTCTTTAATCAGGGCCGTTACACCGACAAGGTGCTCGAACGTGTCTTGAAGGAGGATAAACGCCGTGGAGCCCGCGACCGGGCGTTTATTGCGGAGAATGTTTATGAGATCGTCCGCTGGCGCAGACTTTTGGGATTTTGTATCGGGATCGACAAAGAAACAGGATTTACCCAGATGGAACTCTGGAAACTCTTTGGTGCACAAATAGTCCTGGCGGGGATGGAGTTACCCAAATGGGTGGAATTCGCCCCCCTTGACGACAAGGATATCCGGAAAAACCGCAAGTCCCATAAATCTCGAGCGGTCGAACAGTCGGTTCCTGATTGGATGGATACCCTCGGTGAAAAAGAACTCGGCCCTGTCTGGGGCCGGGAACTCATGGCTTTAAATCAAAAAGCTACCTTGGTCGTCCGGTGCAATTTGCTCAAGACCACACCGGATCATGTCGCTAAAAGCTTGCTAGAACTCGAAGTGCCGACCGAGTTTGATGAACGTTTCCCGCACGCACTTATTTTAAAGAAAAGGATTAATCTTTTCTCGACGGACCTTTTTAAGAATGGTCATGTCGAGGTCCAAGATGCCGCGTCGCAGGCCGTGTCAGCATTCCTCGATGTAAAGCCCGGAATGCGTGTCGTGGATGCTTGTGCAGGGGCGGGGGGAAAGAGCCTACACCTATCCGCACTCATGCAAAATAAGGGCAGGATTATCGCTCTCGACACTGGGGAACGCCGTTTGGATGAGCTCCGTAAACGGGCCGCTCGTGCCGGAGCTGATAATATCGAGGCCCGGATTATTGATGGGGCAAAGACCGTCAAAAGAATGGAGAAATCCGCGGACCGCCTGCTTTTGGATGTGCCGTGCTCTGGCCTAGGTGTCCTGCGACGAAATCCTGATGCGAAATGGAAACTTTCCCAAGAGGAAATCGAGCGGGTCAAAGGGATCCAACGCGAGATCCTTACTAAATACCCCGTCATGCTTAAACCCGGGGGCATCATGGTTTATGCCACTTGCAGCATTCTGCCAAGTGAGGGTGAAGATCAAATTGCCTGGTTCCTGAAAGAGAATCCTGATTATAAACTCCTTGCTGAAAAACGTCTCTCAGTCGCCAAAGATGGTTTCGACGGTTTCTACATGGCCAAGCTCCAACTCGGAGAGTAA
- a CDS encoding rhamnulokinase family protein: MSAKHYLGIDLGAESGRVMLGTLENGKVSLDEMHRFPNVIINVNGTLRWDVLRLFDEIKKGIAKVTAQGIQPRSLSSDTWGVDYCLTGKIEPLVGTPYNYRDSRTDGGFERAFAVMSKEDIYKETGIQFMTLNTLYQLHAHNSSDPALLKSADKLLCMGDFLNFLFSGKAVMEESLASTTQIYNPKKRAWSKKIISKFKFPKHIFPDVLPSATRIAPVQPQVAHELGLTNCEVVASCSHDTGAAIAAVPATGKNWAYLSSGTWSLMGVELTKPFVKDSALAAEFTNEQGIDGTTRFLKNIIGMWLVQECRRTWEKVGHHYDYSMLTHIASEAKPFGSLINPNDARFLKPGDMPSKIQGFCREKGQAVPETHGEIIRCALESLACLYSVTLEKISEVTGKKIKTLHVVGGGIKNELLQQFTADACGITIAAGPVEATALGNILMQSLAMGDIHNHEELRKIVSDSFPVKYFEPVNQISWKPFIERFRAICG; encoded by the coding sequence ATGAGCGCAAAACATTATCTTGGAATCGATCTTGGAGCAGAAAGCGGGCGCGTCATGCTCGGCACCTTAGAGAATGGAAAAGTCTCCCTCGACGAAATGCACCGTTTTCCCAATGTCATCATCAATGTCAATGGCACCTTGCGCTGGGATGTCTTGCGCCTTTTTGATGAGATTAAAAAAGGAATCGCGAAGGTCACCGCCCAAGGAATCCAGCCCCGCAGTCTTTCATCCGATACTTGGGGTGTGGACTACTGCCTGACGGGGAAAATCGAACCTCTGGTGGGAACCCCCTATAATTACCGGGACAGCCGCACCGACGGGGGATTTGAACGCGCTTTTGCCGTCATGAGCAAGGAAGATATCTATAAAGAAACCGGTATCCAATTCATGACTCTTAATACCCTTTACCAGCTCCACGCCCATAATTCATCGGACCCCGCCCTGCTCAAATCGGCGGATAAACTCCTTTGTATGGGCGATTTCCTTAATTTCCTTTTCTCCGGTAAAGCGGTCATGGAGGAGTCTCTCGCCAGCACCACCCAGATTTACAACCCCAAAAAACGTGCCTGGTCGAAAAAAATCATCAGCAAATTCAAGTTCCCAAAGCACATCTTCCCCGATGTCCTTCCCTCCGCCACGCGGATCGCCCCGGTCCAGCCCCAAGTCGCTCACGAGCTCGGCCTGACAAATTGCGAGGTCGTGGCGAGTTGCTCCCATGACACCGGGGCTGCCATCGCTGCGGTCCCTGCCACGGGCAAAAACTGGGCTTACTTGAGTTCGGGCACCTGGTCCTTGATGGGCGTCGAGCTGACTAAACCATTTGTCAAAGACTCAGCCCTGGCTGCGGAATTCACCAATGAACAAGGCATCGACGGCACCACCCGCTTCCTTAAAAATATCATCGGCATGTGGCTCGTACAGGAATGTCGCCGGACATGGGAAAAAGTCGGGCACCATTATGATTACTCGATGCTCACCCATATCGCGTCCGAGGCCAAACCCTTCGGTTCACTCATTAACCCGAATGATGCCCGATTCCTGAAACCCGGCGATATGCCCTCGAAAATCCAGGGGTTCTGCCGCGAAAAAGGTCAGGCCGTCCCAGAGACCCATGGTGAGATCATCCGTTGCGCACTCGAAAGCCTCGCATGTCTTTACAGTGTGACCCTGGAAAAAATCTCTGAGGTCACCGGCAAAAAAATCAAAACCCTCCATGTCGTCGGGGGCGGGATTAAAAACGAACTCCTCCAGCAATTCACCGCGGACGCCTGCGGAATCACTATCGCCGCCGGCCCGGTCGAAGCCACCGCCCTCGGTAATATCCTCATGCAGTCCCTCGCCATGGGTGACATCCATAACCACGAGGAACTCCGCAAAATCGTCAGCGACTCGTTCCCAGTCAAATATTTTGAACCAGTAAACCAAATCTCTTGGAAACCATTTATTGAACGTTTCCGCGCAATTTGCGGGTAA
- a CDS encoding glycoside hydrolase family 31 protein yields MYFNKIHNPPNFAFIPAKGLKNNRVKLPGHQISLKTADLGEDVFEISFGSPQWDYRSDSGLDLNAFRAPSSACLQMAAHGGFSVSLGKSKLLETTQEEAFGVCGKSWMMQFVPPSNAEFYGMGEKNNGFEKSGVRTKFWNTDVWADFHADAYINGTTDPMYVSIPYVIIKQDNTYVGILIDNPYASFMGVSPVVSIGGDQMKLEGRQPFFLGAEDGTARIYVIVGPSLDALTRKYQRLAGVTPRPPLWALGYHQCRWGYQSHICLDKLDKNFSKHGIPCDGLWLDIDYMDGYRVFTMDKKHFSSPVAQIADVNKRGRKVVPIIDPGVKLDPGYKVYDEGAKAKAYCKTPSGKDFVGFVWPGATVFPDFASPKARQWWAGQVAQFARQGIYGAWLDMNDPAAGASELDPMLFNGGKWPHQAYHNQYALGMAMATRAGFLQAHPDKRPFLLSRSGFTGMGKYAAIWTGDNFSNEHHLKNAIPISLNLAISGIPFNGPDAGGFGGDTTADLMVAWHKMQFLFPFLRNHTHTGTRDQEPWAFDRKTLVILRDYIRQRYKLLPYLYNLYIEHERTGAAIMRPLFYDFEDTRKLPLGKVGDQFMVGPALMQAPVLSEKGMERDVVLPRAKWFSLIDGKWITGGRKLPVKQTAQTTPLYFREGSIVPMQAGERKTQVNDLKKIELHLFLSVAFKSTAQYRYVFDDGESFEYRKGFYSEYLITVKATGKKLGVDIQTIQNTSGPLEVSFVVYDSFDQLETKSGKEVVKMELKPSSWTLAGSKLRGFKTRFLKIN; encoded by the coding sequence ATGTATTTTAATAAAATCCACAATCCTCCGAACTTCGCATTTATTCCCGCCAAAGGACTCAAGAATAACAGGGTTAAACTGCCCGGACACCAGATCAGCCTGAAAACAGCCGATCTGGGGGAGGATGTCTTTGAGATTTCATTTGGATCCCCACAGTGGGATTACCGCAGTGACAGTGGACTGGATTTAAATGCTTTTCGAGCCCCCAGCAGTGCCTGCCTGCAAATGGCGGCTCATGGCGGTTTTTCTGTTTCTTTAGGCAAAAGCAAATTACTCGAAACAACCCAGGAAGAAGCCTTCGGAGTTTGTGGAAAGAGCTGGATGATGCAGTTCGTCCCTCCATCGAATGCAGAGTTTTATGGAATGGGAGAAAAGAATAATGGATTTGAGAAGAGCGGAGTGCGTACAAAATTTTGGAATACCGATGTCTGGGCGGATTTCCATGCGGACGCCTATATTAACGGGACGACTGACCCGATGTATGTATCGATTCCCTATGTGATTATCAAACAAGATAATACTTATGTGGGGATTTTAATTGATAACCCATACGCCAGCTTTATGGGGGTGTCGCCCGTAGTCAGTATCGGTGGGGATCAAATGAAGCTTGAAGGACGCCAGCCATTTTTCCTCGGGGCTGAAGACGGGACAGCGCGTATCTATGTGATCGTGGGACCGAGCTTGGACGCGTTAACCCGTAAATACCAACGGCTGGCCGGGGTGACCCCGCGTCCACCCCTTTGGGCGCTCGGATATCACCAGTGCCGCTGGGGGTATCAAAGCCATATATGCCTCGACAAACTGGATAAAAACTTTTCAAAACATGGAATCCCCTGTGACGGTCTCTGGTTAGATATCGACTACATGGATGGATACCGGGTTTTCACGATGGATAAAAAACATTTTTCGAGTCCTGTTGCTCAAATCGCCGACGTGAATAAGCGAGGACGCAAGGTGGTGCCGATTATTGATCCTGGGGTCAAACTCGATCCGGGGTATAAAGTCTATGATGAGGGCGCGAAAGCAAAGGCTTATTGCAAAACCCCCTCTGGTAAGGACTTTGTCGGGTTTGTCTGGCCGGGGGCGACAGTATTCCCCGATTTTGCTTCGCCCAAAGCACGCCAGTGGTGGGCAGGGCAGGTTGCGCAATTTGCGCGGCAAGGGATTTATGGGGCTTGGCTCGACATGAATGACCCAGCTGCCGGGGCTTCTGAACTTGACCCCATGCTTTTTAACGGGGGAAAATGGCCTCACCAAGCTTATCATAATCAATACGCCCTAGGAATGGCGATGGCCACGCGAGCGGGATTTTTACAGGCTCATCCGGACAAGAGGCCATTCCTCCTGAGCCGGAGTGGGTTTACTGGAATGGGTAAATATGCTGCGATCTGGACGGGGGATAATTTTTCTAATGAACACCACCTAAAAAACGCCATTCCCATCTCGTTGAATCTCGCTATTTCAGGGATTCCATTCAATGGCCCGGATGCAGGGGGATTTGGCGGGGATACCACAGCCGACTTGATGGTGGCCTGGCATAAAATGCAGTTTCTTTTCCCATTTTTGAGGAACCATACACATACAGGAACCCGTGATCAGGAGCCTTGGGCCTTTGACAGGAAGACACTCGTGATATTGCGTGATTATATCCGCCAGCGCTACAAATTACTGCCTTATCTCTATAACCTGTATATCGAGCATGAGCGCACCGGGGCCGCGATCATGAGGCCGCTCTTTTACGATTTTGAGGATACGCGCAAATTGCCCTTGGGCAAGGTGGGTGACCAATTCATGGTCGGCCCAGCGCTCATGCAAGCCCCTGTATTATCCGAAAAAGGGATGGAACGTGATGTCGTCCTGCCCCGGGCCAAATGGTTCTCCTTGATCGACGGGAAATGGATAACCGGAGGGCGCAAACTCCCCGTGAAACAAACAGCGCAAACAACACCCCTTTATTTCCGGGAAGGATCTATCGTCCCGATGCAGGCAGGTGAAAGGAAAACACAGGTCAATGACCTTAAAAAGATCGAACTCCATCTTTTCCTGTCAGTAGCGTTTAAGAGCACCGCCCAGTACCGTTACGTCTTTGATGACGGGGAAAGTTTCGAGTACCGGAAAGGCTTCTATTCGGAATATTTGATTACGGTGAAGGCTACTGGGAAAAAACTCGGTGTGGACATCCAGACTATCCAGAACACCTCAGGTCCGCTTGAGGTTTCATTTGTGGTTTATGATTCCTTTGACCAGCTGGAAACGAAATCAGGGAAAGAAGTTGTTAAAATGGAATTAAAACCATCCTCATGGACTTTGGCTGGGAGCAAATTGCGCGGGTTCAAAACCCGATTCCTCAAAATCAATTAA
- a CDS encoding histidine triad nucleotide-binding protein, whose translation MSDSIFTKIINREIPSPFIHEDDHCIAIKDLHPQALGHYLVIPKKQITRLAEATPEDHALLGHLLLSAQRVAKKEGLEEGGYRIVINSGPNAGETVPHLHVHILGGERLKDSFGA comes from the coding sequence ATGAGTGACTCTATTTTTACTAAAATCATCAATCGCGAAATCCCCTCCCCCTTTATCCATGAAGACGATCATTGTATCGCCATCAAAGATCTCCATCCTCAAGCGCTGGGGCATTACCTTGTGATCCCCAAAAAGCAAATTACACGGCTGGCTGAAGCGACCCCAGAAGACCACGCCCTCCTTGGACACCTCCTCTTGAGCGCTCAAAGGGTGGCAAAAAAGGAAGGACTCGAAGAGGGCGGTTACCGTATCGTGATTAACTCAGGCCCTAACGCCGGAGAAACAGTCCCCCACCTCCACGTCCACATCCTCGGGGGCGAACGCCTCAAAGACTCATTTGGCGCCTAA
- the leuS gene encoding leucine--tRNA ligase, with product MRPQYPFPEIEPKWQAFWDKQETFRAWNPGENIPEAHPFATRHGANCAKGQLPPKFFCLDMFPYPSGSGLHVGHPEGYTATDIVSRFKRMKGFNVLHPMGWDAFGLPAEQYAIKTGQHPRVTTEQNVAYFKKQLKGIGFSYDWSREVNTTDPAYFKWTQWIFLKLYNSWFDPATQIARPITDLPIPADCDTPEKKRALIDSKRLAYVSEAPVNWCPQLGTVLANEEVIDGKSEVGGFPVERRPMRQWMLRITEYCERLINELDLVNWPESIKLLQRNWIGRSEGAEVQFALENPIEKITVFTTRPDTLFGATYMVLCPEHELVDQITTSTHEKAVADYKQFAASKSDQDRQLAKDKTGVFTGAYALNPVNNEKIPIWIADYVLAGYGTGAIMAVPAHDERDLEFAQTFGLPVTLVVQAPAGQESLGFCGDGTAVNSGLLNGLSTLDAKNKIAAWLEEHGLGKKTINYKLRDWLFSRQRYWGEPFPIVWVGKEHFALDAQTMPLIPPDMDDFKPTGTPEPPLSKAGDWLDVQITNPYTGANCAGRREVNTMPQWAGSCWYYLRYTDAQNAQAFVSPEAEKYWMHSSLDPKEKGVDLYVGGTEHAVLHLLYARFWHKVIFDLGLVTTPEPFYKLVNQGLILGEDGQKMSKSRGNVVNPDDVIKEYGADSLRLYEMFMGPLEQVKPWSMKGVEGVYRFLGRVWRLIMEEQQDGSWSLSSKLRDSAPTPGQLKVLHATIKKVGEDIENLSLNTAIAQMMIFVNEFTPLEERPLAPLKEFLQLLSPFAPHIAEELWAAIHSAPQFALTPAGHIPSINYAPWPVCEEKYLVESEVEVVIQVNGKLRDKIMLPKGTSREESEAKAMANPRVKEFTEGKSVKKVIVVPDKLVNIVIG from the coding sequence ATGCGACCGCAATATCCATTTCCAGAGATCGAACCCAAATGGCAGGCTTTTTGGGATAAACAAGAAACTTTCCGCGCGTGGAACCCGGGCGAGAATATCCCGGAGGCACACCCTTTTGCTACGCGGCACGGTGCAAATTGCGCCAAGGGCCAGCTGCCCCCGAAATTCTTCTGCCTCGACATGTTCCCCTACCCGAGCGGCTCAGGCCTCCACGTGGGTCATCCCGAGGGGTACACCGCCACCGACATTGTCAGCCGATTCAAACGGATGAAAGGATTCAACGTCCTCCACCCGATGGGCTGGGACGCCTTCGGCCTGCCGGCTGAACAATACGCCATCAAAACCGGCCAGCACCCGCGCGTCACCACCGAGCAAAATGTCGCCTATTTCAAGAAACAACTCAAAGGGATCGGATTTAGCTACGACTGGTCACGCGAGGTGAATACCACCGACCCGGCTTACTTTAAATGGACCCAGTGGATTTTCCTTAAACTGTATAATTCATGGTTCGACCCGGCGACACAAATTGCCCGCCCGATTACGGATCTGCCCATCCCGGCGGATTGTGACACTCCGGAAAAAAAACGTGCCTTGATCGACAGCAAACGCCTGGCTTACGTCAGCGAAGCCCCCGTAAACTGGTGCCCCCAACTCGGGACCGTGCTGGCGAATGAAGAAGTCATCGACGGAAAAAGCGAAGTCGGCGGGTTCCCCGTCGAGCGCCGCCCGATGCGCCAATGGATGCTCCGGATCACCGAGTATTGCGAACGCCTGATTAACGAACTCGACCTGGTGAATTGGCCTGAGAGTATTAAACTCCTCCAGAGGAACTGGATCGGGCGCTCCGAGGGTGCCGAGGTGCAATTTGCTCTGGAGAATCCGATCGAGAAAATCACCGTTTTCACCACTCGCCCCGATACCCTTTTCGGCGCGACGTATATGGTGCTCTGCCCCGAACACGAGCTAGTCGACCAGATCACTACCAGCACACATGAAAAAGCCGTGGCGGATTATAAACAATTTGCCGCGTCAAAATCTGATCAAGACCGGCAGTTGGCCAAAGACAAAACCGGTGTATTTACGGGAGCTTACGCGCTTAATCCGGTGAATAACGAAAAAATCCCGATCTGGATCGCTGACTATGTCTTGGCTGGTTATGGCACAGGCGCGATCATGGCCGTGCCGGCACATGACGAACGCGATCTGGAATTTGCTCAGACATTTGGGCTGCCAGTCACTCTCGTCGTCCAAGCCCCCGCTGGACAGGAATCCCTTGGCTTCTGTGGGGATGGCACTGCGGTGAATTCCGGACTCCTCAACGGGCTTTCGACTCTCGATGCAAAAAACAAAATTGCGGCTTGGCTGGAGGAACACGGGCTGGGGAAAAAGACGATTAATTACAAACTCCGCGACTGGCTTTTCAGTCGTCAGCGTTACTGGGGTGAACCTTTCCCGATCGTCTGGGTCGGCAAAGAGCATTTTGCTCTGGATGCTCAAACCATGCCATTGATCCCACCGGACATGGACGATTTTAAACCCACCGGCACGCCAGAGCCCCCACTCTCCAAGGCCGGTGACTGGCTCGATGTCCAGATCACGAATCCGTACACCGGCGCAAATTGCGCGGGGAGACGGGAAGTGAATACCATGCCTCAATGGGCAGGCTCCTGCTGGTATTACCTGCGTTATACGGACGCACAAAATGCGCAGGCTTTTGTTTCCCCTGAGGCGGAAAAGTACTGGATGCATTCCAGCCTGGACCCGAAAGAAAAGGGCGTCGATCTCTATGTCGGTGGTACCGAACACGCCGTTTTGCACCTGCTCTACGCGCGTTTCTGGCATAAGGTCATCTTTGACCTCGGGCTCGTCACGACACCTGAGCCTTTCTACAAACTCGTCAATCAAGGCCTGATCCTCGGTGAGGACGGGCAAAAGATGAGCAAATCGCGCGGAAATGTGGTGAACCCCGATGACGTGATCAAAGAATACGGGGCTGACTCCCTGCGCCTGTATGAGATGTTCATGGGCCCGCTGGAACAGGTAAAACCCTGGAGCATGAAAGGCGTCGAGGGAGTTTACCGTTTCCTTGGCCGTGTCTGGCGCCTCATTATGGAGGAGCAGCAGGATGGTTCCTGGTCGCTCTCGAGCAAATTGCGCGACTCGGCCCCCACCCCAGGCCAGCTCAAGGTGCTCCATGCCACGATAAAAAAAGTCGGCGAAGACATCGAAAATCTCTCGTTGAATACTGCTATCGCCCAGATGATGATATTTGTGAATGAATTCACCCCACTGGAAGAAAGGCCACTTGCCCCACTCAAGGAATTCCTCCAGCTCCTGAGTCCTTTTGCCCCCCATATCGCAGAGGAGCTCTGGGCAGCGATCCATTCCGCCCCGCAATTTGCACTGACCCCGGCAGGACACATCCCGTCGATCAATTATGCCCCATGGCCTGTTTGCGAAGAAAAGTATCTCGTCGAATCCGAAGTCGAGGTCGTCATCCAGGTCAATGGCAAATTGCGCGACAAGATCATGTTGCCCAAAGGTACTTCACGCGAGGAATCCGAGGCGAAAGCCATGGCTAACCCGCGTGTGAAAGAATTCACCGAGGGGAAATCAGTCAAAAAGGTCATTGTCGTTCCTGATAAACTTGTCAATATCGTCATTGGTTAG
- a CDS encoding VTT domain-containing protein — protein MGKTLKKFYDWALASLNSRWGLAVFALITFLNSSLLPISPYFMLIPMCLAKPKRWLLYSVVAIIASVIGGYLMWILGYFFWEGFQGFATGHLPFLHLDKVPQIAQEYSDATFWSIVVATLSPVPYKVVALASGLAHVDLWDFTWASVIGRGSRLTLTAFIIAYGGPKARSLITRWTGMNKNKRPN, from the coding sequence ATGGGAAAAACACTCAAAAAGTTTTATGACTGGGCTCTAGCCTCATTAAATTCTCGCTGGGGTCTGGCCGTTTTTGCATTGATTACCTTCCTGAATTCCTCCCTCCTGCCGATCTCCCCCTATTTCATGCTCATCCCCATGTGCCTGGCAAAACCGAAAAGGTGGCTACTTTATTCAGTGGTCGCCATTATCGCCTCTGTCATCGGTGGATACCTCATGTGGATTCTCGGATATTTCTTTTGGGAAGGATTTCAAGGGTTCGCCACTGGACACCTGCCCTTCCTCCATCTGGATAAGGTGCCGCAAATTGCTCAAGAATACAGTGACGCTACCTTCTGGAGCATCGTGGTCGCCACCCTCAGCCCGGTACCGTATAAAGTCGTGGCCCTCGCGTCCGGCCTCGCCCATGTCGACCTCTGGGATTTCACCTGGGCTTCCGTCATCGGTCGCGGTTCCCGCCTCACCCTGACGGCATTTATCATCGCGTACGGCGGACCCAAGGCACGTTCCTTGATCACCCGCTGGACAGGAATGAATAAAAACAAACGCCCGAATTAA
- a CDS encoding thiazole synthase, which produces MKESTKLKIAGREFRSRLMVGTGKFSSNASMRHALEVSGAEIVTVALRRANLSGEHDPSADILDFIDPKKYLILPNTSGAQNAEEAIRLAKLARSAGLPNWVKLEIHPDPHYLLPDPVETYEAAKHLVKEGFIVLPYINADPVLAKRLQDVGCATVMPLGAPIGSNRGIQTRAQIEIIIEQASVPVVVDAGIGAPSQAAEAMEMGADAVLINTAIAIAPDPCGMAKAFAKGIEAGREAFEIGLAGQSSKASATSPLTGFLK; this is translated from the coding sequence ATCAAAGAATCTACCAAACTCAAAATCGCCGGGCGCGAGTTCCGTTCCCGTCTGATGGTCGGTACAGGGAAATTCTCGTCAAATGCCTCCATGCGCCATGCCCTCGAGGTCAGTGGGGCCGAGATCGTAACTGTCGCACTGCGCCGGGCGAATCTCTCAGGCGAACACGATCCTTCCGCCGACATACTGGATTTTATCGATCCGAAAAAATACCTGATCCTGCCTAATACCAGTGGCGCACAAAATGCCGAGGAAGCCATTCGACTGGCCAAACTCGCCCGCAGCGCGGGTTTACCGAACTGGGTGAAGCTCGAAATCCATCCCGACCCCCACTATTTGCTCCCCGACCCTGTGGAAACCTACGAAGCGGCAAAACACCTCGTCAAAGAGGGTTTTATTGTCCTGCCTTACATAAATGCCGATCCGGTCCTGGCCAAACGCCTCCAAGACGTGGGCTGTGCCACAGTCATGCCCTTAGGTGCACCTATCGGGTCGAACCGCGGCATCCAGACCCGCGCACAAATTGAAATCATTATCGAGCAAGCCAGTGTCCCCGTCGTCGTCGATGCGGGCATCGGAGCCCCGTCACAAGCCGCTGAGGCCATGGAAATGGGTGCGGACGCCGTACTGATTAATACCGCCATCGCTATCGCCCCTGACCCCTGTGGCATGGCAAAAGCCTTTGCCAAAGGTATCGAAGCTGGCCGCGAAGCCTTCGAGATCGGCCTCGCCGGCCAATCATCAAAAGCCTCTGCCACGAGTCCTCTGACGGGGTTTTTGAAGTAA
- a CDS encoding cold-shock protein, with the protein MSEQVTGTVKWFNDEKGFGFIQPESGKDVFVHHTAINGSGRKTLREGQRVSFTIVDGQKGPQAENVTAE; encoded by the coding sequence ATGTCAGAACAAGTTACAGGTACAGTTAAATGGTTCAACGATGAAAAAGGGTTCGGATTTATCCAACCTGAAAGCGGTAAAGACGTTTTCGTTCATCACACCGCAATCAACGGCAGTGGCCGTAAAACCCTCCGTGAAGGACAACGTGTTTCCTTCACGATCGTTGATGGACAAAAAGGTCCTCAAGCAGAGAACGTTACTGCAGAGTAA